In Synechocystis sp. PCC 6714, the following are encoded in one genomic region:
- the dnaK gene encoding molecular chaperone DnaK, translating into MGKVVGIDLGTTNSVVAVMEGGKPIVIANAEGMRTTPSVVGFNKEGELVVGQMGRRQAVLNPQNTFYGVKRFMGRRYADLTPESKRVAYTIRRDDRDNIKVRCPRLKKDFAPEEISAMILRKLAEEASRYLGEKVTGAVITVPAYFNDSQRQATRDAGKIAGLEVLRIINEPTAASLAYGLDQGRMQKILVFDLGGGTFDVSVLEVGDGIFEVKATSGDTQLGGNDFDRRIVDWLAEKFLEAEKVDLRQDRQALQRLTEAAEKAKIELSGVSTTEINLPFITATEDGPKHLETQLSRSEFEDLCGDLVTRLQRPIKRVLKDAGLSPVQIDEVVLVGGGTRMPMVKGLVRSFIDREPNENVNPDEVVAIGAAIQAGILDGEVKDILLLDVTPLSFGLETIGGVMKKLLPRNTTIPVRKSDIFSTGENNQTVVEIHVLQGEREMASDNISLGRFKLSGIPPAPRGVPQVQVSFDIDANGILQVTARDKTTGREQSITVQGASILSEGEVNRMIQEAETFAAQDRERRERIEKRNSAKALTDQAQRRLKEITLDFGSAFTVSYRRQVDALCSEILDSLEKDDERRLDRAQADLQDVLYELNREVRLQYGDKEEGFFEAIKKTFTGDFDDDDDYYSRRPAPRDDYRGGNDFGRYDDYNYNAKRPEAPLPRAGRGPSLSKDYRSTTYADWDQSRVTRQRPYQGDSLGGTYDDRRSAPREDYSRGDRQNDYDYRGTAPSRSGRGGNGRYEERPAKSGRNAPLQNGWDDDDDDWF; encoded by the coding sequence AGTTGTTGCCGTCATGGAAGGCGGTAAACCCATTGTCATCGCCAATGCTGAAGGGATGCGTACTACTCCCTCCGTGGTGGGGTTTAACAAAGAAGGGGAATTGGTGGTGGGTCAGATGGGCCGACGGCAGGCGGTGCTCAATCCCCAAAATACCTTCTATGGTGTGAAACGTTTTATGGGGCGGCGTTACGCCGATTTAACTCCAGAATCTAAACGGGTAGCCTACACCATCCGTCGGGATGACCGAGATAACATTAAAGTGCGCTGTCCCCGGCTGAAAAAGGACTTTGCCCCCGAAGAAATTTCTGCCATGATTTTGCGGAAGTTGGCCGAAGAAGCCAGTCGTTACCTGGGGGAAAAAGTTACCGGGGCGGTGATTACCGTGCCGGCCTACTTTAACGATTCCCAACGGCAAGCCACCCGAGATGCGGGGAAAATTGCCGGGCTAGAAGTGCTACGGATCATTAATGAACCCACAGCGGCCTCCTTAGCCTATGGGTTAGACCAGGGGCGGATGCAAAAAATTCTCGTCTTTGACCTGGGGGGCGGCACCTTTGATGTTTCCGTGTTGGAAGTGGGGGATGGCATTTTTGAAGTTAAGGCCACCAGTGGTGATACCCAGTTGGGGGGTAACGATTTCGATCGCCGTATTGTGGATTGGTTAGCGGAAAAGTTTTTAGAGGCGGAAAAAGTTGATCTCCGACAGGATCGCCAGGCGTTGCAACGGTTAACGGAGGCGGCAGAAAAAGCCAAAATTGAACTGTCTGGGGTCAGCACCACGGAAATTAATTTACCCTTCATCACTGCCACGGAGGATGGGCCCAAACATTTGGAAACCCAACTGAGCCGCTCTGAATTTGAAGATTTGTGTGGGGATTTGGTCACTAGGCTCCAGCGTCCCATTAAACGGGTGTTGAAAGATGCTGGCCTAAGTCCGGTGCAAATTGATGAGGTGGTGCTGGTGGGGGGGGGCACCCGCATGCCCATGGTCAAAGGTTTAGTGCGTAGTTTCATTGACCGGGAACCCAACGAAAACGTTAACCCCGATGAAGTGGTGGCGATCGGAGCGGCCATCCAAGCGGGCATTTTGGACGGGGAAGTGAAGGACATTTTGCTGTTGGATGTAACCCCCCTTTCCTTTGGGCTGGAAACCATTGGCGGCGTGATGAAAAAGTTACTGCCCCGTAACACCACCATTCCAGTGCGGAAATCGGACATCTTTTCCACCGGGGAAAATAATCAGACTGTGGTGGAAATCCACGTACTCCAAGGGGAAAGGGAAATGGCCAGCGATAATATTTCCCTGGGTCGTTTCAAACTCAGTGGTATTCCGCCGGCTCCCAGGGGAGTCCCCCAGGTGCAAGTATCCTTTGACATTGACGCTAACGGAATTTTGCAGGTGACAGCGAGGGACAAAACCACCGGCCGAGAACAGAGCATCACTGTCCAAGGAGCTTCCATCCTCAGTGAAGGGGAAGTTAATCGTATGATCCAAGAGGCGGAAACCTTTGCTGCCCAAGACCGGGAACGGCGGGAACGGATTGAAAAACGCAACAGTGCCAAGGCGTTGACAGACCAGGCCCAGCGGCGACTCAAGGAAATTACCCTGGATTTTGGCAGTGCGTTCACGGTGTCCTACCGTCGTCAGGTGGATGCGTTATGCAGTGAAATTTTAGACAGTTTAGAGAAAGATGATGAGCGCCGTTTAGACCGGGCCCAGGCAGATCTACAGGATGTGTTGTATGAACTAAATCGGGAAGTACGTCTACAATACGGCGACAAGGAAGAGGGCTTTTTTGAAGCGATTAAGAAAACCTTCACCGGTGATTTTGACGATGATGACGATTACTATAGCCGTCGTCCTGCCCCTAGGGATGATTACCGGGGGGGTAATGACTTTGGCCGCTACGACGATTACAACTACAATGCCAAACGCCCCGAAGCGCCTCTGCCCAGGGCTGGCCGGGGCCCTTCCTTGAGCAAAGACTACCGTTCCACCACCTATGCTGATTGGGACCAGTCTAGGGTCACCAGGCAACGACCTTACCAAGGGGATAGTTTAGGGGGTACCTATGATGATCGCCGTTCCGCTCCCAGGGAAGATTACTCCAGAGGTGATCGCCAGAATGATTACGATTATCGAGGCACTGCCCCCAGTCGTTCCGGTCGGGGAGGCAATGGCCGCTATGAGGAACGGCCCGCTAAGTCGGGTCGCAATGCACCTCTGCAAAATGGCTGGGATGACGACGACGATGATTGGTTCTAA
- a CDS encoding DnaJ C-terminal domain-containing protein — protein sequence MEQVRNYYQILGVPRNATAEEIKKSFRKLARQYHPDVNPNDKTAEEKFKDINEAYDVLSDETKRRELDSRLFGRFRRPPTGRFGANNNGGRSPNGTNANSQFRTPNGRTATRQPAESWQDFGETRRTKVVSPARPLPRDVEANLTLPLEKAYRGGKERIRLEDGRSLEVEMPGGMGDGQRIRLKQQGINGGDLYLKINLSPHPLFTLQGTDIACQVPVTPSEAVLGGAIEVMTIDGLVKMTVPAGLKNGQKLRLAKKGFPNSKGDRGDQLVEIRVEIPPEPSPEELELYRNLREKETFNPRQKFFS from the coding sequence ATGGAACAAGTGCGGAATTATTATCAAATTTTGGGAGTTCCCCGCAATGCCACCGCTGAGGAGATTAAAAAGTCTTTTCGGAAGCTAGCTCGTCAGTATCATCCTGATGTTAACCCCAACGATAAAACAGCGGAAGAGAAATTTAAAGATATTAACGAGGCTTACGATGTACTTTCCGATGAAACCAAGCGTCGGGAGTTAGACAGTCGTTTATTTGGTCGTTTCCGTCGTCCCCCCACCGGTCGTTTTGGTGCTAATAATAACGGCGGGCGATCGCCCAATGGAACAAATGCTAATAGTCAATTTCGTACCCCCAATGGGCGCACTGCAACCCGTCAGCCAGCGGAGTCATGGCAAGATTTCGGCGAAACTAGACGTACAAAAGTGGTTTCTCCGGCCCGGCCTCTGCCCAGGGATGTGGAAGCTAATTTGACCCTACCGTTGGAAAAAGCCTATCGGGGCGGTAAGGAAAGAATTCGTTTGGAAGATGGCCGGTCCCTGGAAGTGGAAATGCCGGGGGGGATGGGGGACGGACAACGGATTCGCCTCAAGCAACAGGGCATTAATGGGGGGGATTTATACCTAAAAATTAACCTTTCTCCCCACCCTCTATTTACTCTCCAAGGTACGGACATCGCCTGCCAAGTACCCGTAACTCCCAGTGAGGCAGTTTTAGGGGGAGCTATTGAGGTGATGACCATTGACGGGCTAGTGAAAATGACCGTACCAGCGGGACTAAAAAATGGGCAAAAATTACGTTTAGCAAAGAAAGGTTTTCCCAATAGCAAAGGCGATCGGGGGGACCAGTTAGTGGAAATTCGGGTGGAAATTCCCCCGGAACCCAGCCCAGAAGAATTAGAGCTTTACCGTAATCTCCGGGAAAAGGAAACTTTTAACCCCCGGCAGAAGTTTTTTAGCTAA
- the rsmI gene encoding 16S rRNA (cytidine(1402)-2'-O)-methyltransferase yields the protein MGILYLVATPIGNLGDMTPRAVETLQAVDLIAAEDTRHTGKLLQYFQITTPQISYHDHNRHGRTQELLAKLQAGQNIALVSDAGTPGISDPGQELVAACGALNIEVIPIPGATALIAALISSGLGTDRFVFEGFLPIKNQPRQQILQSLAQEERTIILYEAPHRLLATLTDLHAFFGQERSLTVARELTKYHEQFWRGTLETAIAYFTENRPKGEFCLVIAGAPVDEVPSFSEENLRDELKSLINKGLSRSQASKQLAEATRLPRRQLYQLSLEIE from the coding sequence ATGGGTATTCTGTATCTGGTAGCGACTCCCATCGGCAATTTGGGAGATATGACTCCCCGGGCAGTGGAAACATTGCAAGCGGTGGATCTAATCGCAGCGGAAGATACTAGGCATACGGGCAAGTTATTACAATATTTCCAAATCACTACGCCCCAAATTAGTTACCATGACCACAACCGCCATGGCCGTACCCAAGAGTTATTGGCCAAATTACAAGCGGGGCAAAATATCGCCTTGGTTAGTGATGCGGGCACTCCCGGTATTTCCGATCCAGGCCAGGAATTGGTGGCGGCCTGCGGAGCATTAAATATTGAGGTGATACCCATTCCGGGGGCAACAGCTTTAATTGCGGCCTTAATTAGTTCCGGCTTAGGCACTGACCGCTTTGTGTTTGAAGGATTTTTGCCCATCAAAAACCAGCCTCGACAACAAATACTACAAAGTCTGGCCCAGGAAGAGCGAACGATTATTCTCTACGAAGCACCCCACCGGCTATTGGCCACATTGACAGATTTACACGCCTTTTTTGGTCAAGAAAGAAGCTTAACCGTAGCCAGAGAATTGACTAAATACCATGAGCAATTTTGGCGGGGGACCCTGGAAACGGCGATCGCCTACTTTACGGAAAATAGGCCGAAAGGGGAATTTTGCTTAGTCATTGCCGGTGCCCCGGTGGATGAAGTGCCCAGCTTTTCTGAGGAGAATTTGCGGGACGAACTGAAAAGCCTAATAAATAAAGGTTTAAGCCGCTCCCAAGCTAGCAAACAGTTAGCAGAAGCAACCCGATTACCCCGCCGCCAACTTTATCAACTCAGTTTAGAAATTGAGTGA
- the miaA gene encoding tRNA (adenosine(37)-N6)-dimethylallyltransferase MiaA, whose translation MAKVPPLIVICGTTASGKSQLALDLAQRLNAVILGADSRQIYKELDIGTAKPSLGDRQTVPHYLIDICEPTENFTLAEYQRQAQGLIAQLNSPILLVGGTGLYIQAIVKGLKIPAVPPQVDLRTQLTNLGQTFCYQLLSQVDPIAQSKIEPADVVRTLRALEVFYATGQPISSLQGEDPPSYPIVQIGLGLEPDQLQRRIVRRTHAMVEAGLVEEVERLIEQYGEDLPLLHTLGYAEIRQHLQGQISLPQATESIIIHTRQFAKRQRTWFRKDPAIHWFDADQENLLDSVTKLIQVDTNRGMF comes from the coding sequence ATGGCCAAAGTTCCGCCCCTGATTGTCATTTGTGGCACCACCGCCAGTGGGAAATCCCAACTAGCCCTTGACCTAGCCCAGAGGTTAAACGCAGTTATTTTGGGGGCCGATTCCAGGCAAATTTACAAAGAATTAGATATTGGCACCGCTAAACCCAGCCTTGGCGATCGCCAAACGGTGCCCCATTATCTGATCGACATTTGTGAGCCAACAGAAAACTTTACCCTGGCCGAATATCAACGGCAAGCCCAAGGGTTAATTGCCCAATTGAACAGTCCGATTCTTCTGGTAGGAGGCACTGGTTTATACATTCAGGCGATCGTCAAGGGGTTAAAAATTCCTGCCGTTCCCCCCCAAGTTGATTTAAGGACACAGTTGACCAATTTGGGGCAAACTTTTTGTTATCAACTTTTAAGTCAAGTTGACCCCATTGCCCAAAGTAAAATCGAACCAGCCGATGTGGTGCGGACCCTGCGGGCTTTGGAGGTTTTCTACGCCACTGGGCAACCCATTTCCAGCCTACAAGGGGAAGATCCCCCCAGTTATCCCATTGTACAAATCGGTTTAGGTCTGGAACCGGATCAACTCCAGCGGAGAATTGTCCGCCGTACCCACGCTATGGTTGAGGCCGGTTTAGTAGAAGAAGTCGAACGTTTAATAGAACAATATGGGGAAGACCTGCCCCTGCTCCACACCCTTGGTTACGCTGAAATTAGACAACATCTCCAGGGCCAAATATCCTTGCCCCAAGCGACGGAGTCCATCATTATCCACACCAGGCAATTTGCCAAGCGTCAGCGTACTTGGTTCCGTAAGGATCCGGCAATCCATTGGTTTGATGCTGACCAGGAAAACCTATTAGACTCGGTGACGAAATTAATACAAGTCGACACAAACAGAGGAATGTTTTAA
- a CDS encoding Gfo/Idh/MocA family protein — MSNSSILPVAILGTGFGQAVHLPALQYHAQTEAIAIYHRDLAKARGVAKSHGLPHSYDNLSELLANGDIKAVTVASPPFLHFEMARQAILAGKHVLLEKPMTLQVGETIELYHLAQQRGVTVMPDFEFRFVPAWQYVSELLAQGMVGSLRLVKVDWLVGSRASADRAWNWYAQQEKGGGALGSLASHTFDYLHWFFGPARSVAANLSVAIAERPDPLDNNRLKPVTAEDTALISLTLDNNVPCQVNITSVAHGGRGHWLEIYGEKGSLVLGSDNLKDYVHGFRLFHHPAGQPMQELTVPTRLDFPKVFADGRLAPVVRVVDEWVQSINRKRIPTASLRHGVYSQLLMDLTKQAHQEKQWLTVPDLDRLLAP; from the coding sequence ATGTCTAATTCCTCCATTTTACCTGTGGCTATCCTGGGCACCGGTTTCGGCCAGGCGGTCCATTTACCCGCCCTGCAATACCATGCCCAAACCGAGGCGATCGCCATTTACCATCGGGATTTGGCTAAGGCTAGGGGGGTGGCTAAATCCCACGGTTTACCCCATAGCTACGATAATTTGTCTGAGTTACTTGCTAATGGAGATATTAAAGCTGTAACCGTGGCCAGTCCGCCCTTTCTTCACTTTGAGATGGCTAGGCAAGCAATTTTGGCGGGCAAGCATGTGTTGTTGGAAAAACCCATGACTCTGCAGGTGGGGGAAACCATTGAGTTATATCATCTCGCCCAGCAACGGGGCGTGACGGTGATGCCGGACTTTGAGTTTCGTTTTGTGCCCGCTTGGCAGTATGTGTCAGAACTTTTGGCCCAGGGCATGGTGGGATCACTGAGGCTAGTGAAAGTGGATTGGTTGGTGGGTAGTCGAGCCAGCGCTGACCGGGCTTGGAATTGGTACGCCCAACAGGAAAAAGGTGGCGGTGCCCTTGGTTCTTTGGCCTCCCACACTTTCGATTATCTCCATTGGTTCTTTGGCCCGGCTAGGAGTGTGGCCGCTAATTTGAGTGTGGCGATCGCCGAGCGGCCCGACCCCCTAGACAATAATCGTTTGAAGCCAGTGACGGCGGAAGATACGGCCCTAATCAGTTTAACCTTGGACAATAACGTTCCCTGTCAAGTGAATATCACCTCTGTGGCCCATGGTGGCCGGGGCCATTGGTTGGAGATTTACGGTGAAAAGGGGAGTTTGGTGCTGGGCAGTGACAATCTTAAAGATTACGTCCATGGTTTTAGACTTTTCCACCATCCTGCGGGGCAACCCATGCAGGAGTTGACGGTGCCGACTCGTTTGGATTTCCCCAAAGTTTTTGCCGATGGCCGCCTTGCTCCCGTTGTGCGGGTAGTGGATGAGTGGGTACAAAGTATTAATCGAAAAAGAATACCCACAGCATCTTTGCGCCACGGAGTTTATTCCCAACTGTTAATGGACTTGACCAAGCAAGCCCATCAAGAAAAGCAATGGCTAACGGTGCCGGATCTTGATCGCCTCTTGGCCCCGTAG
- the cruF gene encoding gamma-carotene 1'-hydroxylase CruF, with product MEKLMRIERLLLIGHIGSMAFGLAGLLLVLPHPEFIAHLPPIGQVAFQWSMAGGGVAYMILGFAAVAVYAFRTLGLFPTLGFLIPALGISVSAELLGTSTGFPFGYYRYLSGLGYKIAGLVPFTIPLSWFYLGFCSYLLVRAGLRHSNLPRIAQELTAIAVGATLLMSWDFVLDPAMSQTTMPFWVWDVPGGFFGMPYQNFAGWFCTGAVFMTIATLIWRLKKVEIPETDYGLPLAMYLGNFGFATVMSIGANIYPPIFLGLLLGVAPALYFYRRAGENSRSTAVSRLKSVIEQDKSDLAAAK from the coding sequence ATGGAAAAACTAATGCGGATTGAGCGGCTTTTGCTAATTGGTCATATAGGCTCCATGGCTTTTGGCTTGGCGGGGTTATTGTTGGTGTTGCCCCACCCGGAATTCATTGCCCATTTACCTCCCATTGGCCAAGTAGCTTTTCAATGGTCCATGGCCGGCGGTGGAGTGGCTTATATGATCCTCGGTTTTGCCGCTGTGGCGGTGTACGCTTTCCGTACTCTTGGTCTTTTCCCGACCCTGGGATTTCTAATTCCTGCCCTGGGCATTTCCGTTTCCGCTGAGCTGTTGGGCACCAGCACTGGTTTTCCCTTTGGTTATTACCGCTATCTATCCGGTTTGGGTTACAAAATCGCTGGGTTAGTGCCCTTTACCATCCCCCTCTCTTGGTTTTATCTAGGATTCTGTTCTTACCTCCTTGTGCGGGCGGGCCTACGCCACAGCAATCTGCCCCGCATTGCCCAAGAATTGACGGCGATCGCCGTGGGGGCAACTTTGCTAATGTCCTGGGATTTCGTGTTAGACCCCGCCATGAGCCAAACCACTATGCCCTTTTGGGTGTGGGACGTGCCCGGTGGATTTTTCGGCATGCCTTACCAAAATTTTGCCGGTTGGTTTTGTACCGGGGCGGTATTTATGACTATTGCCACCCTGATTTGGCGACTGAAAAAAGTTGAAATCCCTGAAACTGACTACGGTTTACCCTTGGCCATGTACTTGGGCAACTTCGGCTTTGCCACGGTGATGAGCATTGGGGCCAATATTTATCCCCCCATTTTCTTAGGATTGCTGTTGGGGGTAGCGCCGGCCTTGTATTTCTACCGTCGGGCTGGGGAAAATTCCCGTTCCACCGCCGTTTCCCGCTTAAAATCCGTGATTGAACAGGACAAATCGGACTTGGCTGCTGCCAAGTAG
- a CDS encoding cytochrome c oxidase subunit II, which produces MSRKNLILLVVYVGFTLGISSWLGQRAYQWLPIPAAQEAQPVGDLFSFLVSLGSVVFFGVAGALAYSIIFHRFSVQNPQGAPIRGNARLEIFWTVVPIILVAWIAWYSYVIYQRMNVLGPLPVVEVPPLLGEKAIAADAPGELTMAQASNINPERIGVEVKQWLWTFTYANAGVTSHELHLPLDRRVTLNMTSKDVLHGFYVPNFRIKQDIVPNREIEFSFTPNRLGEYKLHDSQFSGTYFAVMTAPVVVQSLPDYQAWLESQKSIAPKDLPNPALDEFKKNPATPLNSGWPTVAPRTRQ; this is translated from the coding sequence ATGAGCCGCAAAAATCTAATCTTGTTGGTAGTTTACGTTGGTTTTACCCTGGGCATTAGTTCTTGGTTAGGACAACGGGCTTACCAATGGTTACCAATCCCCGCGGCCCAGGAAGCTCAGCCCGTGGGGGATTTATTTAGTTTTTTGGTCAGCCTCGGTAGTGTGGTCTTTTTCGGAGTAGCGGGAGCCTTGGCCTATTCCATCATTTTCCATCGGTTCAGTGTTCAGAATCCCCAGGGAGCGCCGATCCGGGGCAATGCCCGTCTAGAAATTTTTTGGACAGTGGTACCAATTATTCTGGTGGCTTGGATTGCGTGGTATAGCTATGTCATTTACCAACGGATGAACGTGTTGGGCCCTTTGCCGGTGGTGGAAGTGCCTCCATTACTCGGGGAAAAGGCGATCGCCGCCGATGCCCCTGGAGAATTGACCATGGCCCAAGCCAGCAATATCAATCCGGAAAGAATTGGCGTGGAGGTCAAACAATGGCTGTGGACGTTTACCTATGCTAATGCGGGGGTAACTAGCCATGAGCTCCATTTACCCCTCGATCGCCGGGTAACGCTGAATATGACTTCCAAAGATGTGCTCCACGGTTTCTACGTGCCCAATTTCCGCATTAAACAGGACATTGTGCCCAACCGAGAAATTGAATTTAGCTTCACCCCCAATCGCTTAGGGGAATATAAACTCCACGATTCCCAATTTAGCGGCACCTATTTTGCCGTGATGACGGCCCCTGTGGTGGTGCAGTCTTTGCCGGACTATCAAGCCTGGTTGGAAAGCCAAAAATCCATTGCGCCCAAAGACCTACCCAATCCGGCTCTGGATGAATTTAAAAAAAACCCAGCAACACCTCTGAACAGCGGCTGGCCCACCGTAGCGCCCAGAACCCGTCAATAG
- a CDS encoding pantothenate kinase — translation MENQIQGFDLALNNHKQKLWLALMIGNSRLHWAYCSGNTPLQTWATNYSPALEQFPVPLEKVPLVLASVVPEQTQAWHKYQPRILTLADLPLKNLYPSFGIDRALAALGAGLTYDFPCVVIDGGTALTITGFDQDKKLVGGAILPGLGLQLQTLGDRLAVLPHLTPSSTLPDLWARDTLGAMLSGVTYSILGALQTYLWNWQKLFPGSAMVFTGGDGNILYAFLKKHSPELLVNNNDDLIFLGMAAIQHGDRAIC, via the coding sequence GTGGAAAACCAGATACAGGGTTTTGATTTAGCCCTAAACAATCACAAACAAAAACTTTGGTTGGCCCTAATGATAGGCAACTCCCGCTTGCACTGGGCATATTGTAGCGGTAATACCCCCTTGCAAACCTGGGCAACGAATTATAGTCCGGCATTAGAACAATTCCCCGTTCCGTTGGAAAAAGTGCCCCTAGTTTTGGCATCGGTGGTACCTGAACAAACCCAAGCATGGCACAAATACCAGCCAAGGATTTTAACTCTGGCAGATCTGCCTTTGAAGAACCTTTACCCAAGCTTTGGCATTGACCGGGCTCTGGCAGCGTTGGGAGCAGGGCTGACCTACGACTTTCCCTGTGTGGTAATCGATGGGGGTACAGCTTTGACCATCACTGGTTTTGACCAAGACAAAAAACTGGTGGGGGGCGCCATCCTACCCGGACTGGGGCTACAGTTACAAACCCTTGGCGATCGCCTGGCGGTCCTGCCACATTTAACCCCATCTTCAACTTTGCCTGACCTTTGGGCCAGGGACACCCTCGGGGCAATGTTGAGCGGCGTCACCTACTCAATTTTGGGGGCATTACAAACCTATTTGTGGAATTGGCAAAAGCTTTTTCCTGGCTCGGCCATGGTATTTACCGGAGGAGATGGAAATATACTATATGCCTTTTTAAAAAAGCATTCTCCTGAGCTATTGGTGAACAATAATGACGATTTGATCTTTTTGGGGATGGCGGCCATACAACACGGCGATCGCGCCATCTGCTAG
- the hpnI gene encoding bacteriohopanetetrol glucosamine biosynthesis glycosyltransferase HpnI has protein sequence MNVGHWWEMLSWLCLLPIAGGIVYNLLTVVTTKLFLARSLPRQDFQPGVSVLKPVRGWEKNLEANLRTIAQQNYPAYEIIYCVQDPQDPALAIVKKIQAEFGPEKIIVALDQIEQGANGKINNLLGGLKRAKYEILVISDSDTHLRPDYLATIVSPLADPQVGCVTTPFKLTQAQTWYEGLELLTINADFMPSVLFAEVTGASKACLGPSIAIRRSTLNQLGGLATLADYLVEDFELGRRVWNSGLKMVLFPYVIEAVVDLGQWQSWWNHQIYWDQNTYLARPAPFLATIIIRAVPFALLFSLCHWSEPWVWLILFITLVIRYGTAAMVAQELEDRETLRYLPLLPLRDCCGLIFWALSFSQRQVLWRGVPYRLTKGGKMVRTLSDPP, from the coding sequence GTGAATGTTGGCCACTGGTGGGAAATGTTGTCCTGGTTATGTTTACTACCCATAGCCGGGGGCATTGTTTATAACCTGCTGACGGTGGTTACTACCAAGCTCTTTCTGGCAAGGTCCCTACCTAGGCAGGATTTCCAACCTGGGGTATCAGTACTGAAACCAGTGCGGGGTTGGGAAAAAAACCTAGAAGCTAATTTACGCACCATTGCCCAGCAGAATTATCCAGCCTACGAAATAATCTACTGTGTGCAAGATCCACAGGATCCGGCGTTGGCCATAGTCAAAAAAATTCAGGCAGAGTTCGGCCCAGAAAAAATTATTGTGGCACTGGATCAGATCGAACAGGGTGCCAATGGTAAGATTAACAATCTCTTAGGGGGATTGAAACGGGCCAAATATGAGATTTTGGTGATCAGCGACAGTGACACCCATCTACGCCCCGATTACTTGGCAACCATAGTCAGTCCCTTGGCGGATCCCCAGGTAGGTTGCGTCACCACCCCGTTTAAGTTGACCCAGGCCCAAACATGGTACGAGGGTTTGGAATTGCTAACCATTAATGCCGACTTCATGCCCAGCGTTCTGTTTGCAGAAGTAACGGGCGCATCTAAGGCCTGTTTAGGCCCTTCCATTGCCATTAGGCGATCGACCCTAAACCAATTGGGAGGTTTGGCCACCTTGGCAGACTATTTGGTGGAAGACTTTGAACTGGGCAGGAGGGTTTGGAATAGCGGCTTAAAAATGGTGTTGTTTCCCTATGTGATTGAGGCCGTGGTGGATTTAGGGCAATGGCAAAGTTGGTGGAATCATCAGATTTATTGGGATCAAAATACCTATCTAGCCCGGCCTGCCCCATTTTTGGCCACTATCATCATCCGTGCAGTGCCCTTTGCCCTTTTATTCAGCCTTTGTCATTGGTCTGAACCTTGGGTTTGGTTGATTCTGTTCATAACCCTAGTTATCCGTTATGGAACGGCGGCCATGGTTGCCCAGGAACTAGAGGATAGGGAAACCCTCCGCTATTTACCGTTATTGCCCCTGAGGGACTGCTGTGGTCTAATTTTTTGGGCTTTGTCCTTTTCCCAAAGACAAGTATTGTGGCGGGGAGTACCCTATCGCCTGACCAAGGGAGGGAAAATGGTGAGGACTTTATCCGATCCCCCTTGA